The window GCCAGTCCCCGCTCCGGGGGCTGGCCGCGGAACCGGGTGTCCTGGCGGCGCACGAGGGTGCCGATCTGACCGAGGACGACCTCGCACCCCTGTTCGACGGGCAGCCCGGTCGACGCGTCCTGGTGATCGACGACGCCGAACTCGTCAAGGACGCCCCGGCGAAGAGCTGGCTGCAGGGGTTCGTCAAGCGTGCGGCCGACAACGGTCAGGCGATCGTCGCAGCTGGACTGACCGCCGAGTTCGGTGTCGGGTTCACCGGCTGGCAGGTCGACATGAAGCGCAACCGCTCGGGAGCGCTGCTCAGCCCCCAGGCGATCACCGAGGGCGACCTGCTCGGCATGCGTCTGCCGCGGAGCAGCATCGTCGAGCGCGTCCAGGTCGGTTCCGCGATCGTGCACCTGGGTGACGGCGAACTGGTCTCCGTCCAGGTCCCGACGCCCTGAGGGCGGGGAGTCGAGACGGTTTCTTGTCACACTGACAAGTACCGTGGTACGGTCGAGTCATGGCAGTCGAACTCAGCACCTGGGACGTCCAGGGCAACCAGACGACACCGACGTTCTCCACCATGCGGTTCCCCGCCGGTGAAGCCCACGTCAAGGTCGCGAACGACACCGCCGAGCCGGGGGGCCTCACCGAGATCGCGACCCTGCGCGGCACGAACGGCGACGACCTCCTCATGCTCGGCATGTGGGCGGACGCCGTGCGGCAGCGTGGATCGAGGTCCGTCGCACTCGTCCCCTACCTGCCCGGTGCGCGGCAGGACCGCGGCCTGCCGTTCGGCGCGAAGGTCTACGCCGACGTCCTCAACGGCTTCCACCTCGACCAGGTCATCGCGTTCGACCCGCACTCGCCGGTCATCGTCGGACTCGTCGACAACCTGACCGTCGTCACGAGCGAGCAGGTCGTCCGCGACGCGGTGGTCGGAACCCCCGAGCTGGACGGCGAGTCCGCGTACACCGGCATCATCGCCCCCGACAAGGGCGCAGTGCCCCGTGCCACCGCGGTCGCCGAGGCGTGCGGGCTGCCGCTCTACCGGGCCGAGAAGCACCGCAACCCCGACACCGGCAAGCTCGACGGCTTCACCTGCGAACCACTGCCCGACACCGGCCGGTTCCTGGTGGTCGACGACATCTGCGACGGCGGCGGCACGTTCATGGGCCTCGCGGGCTCGACGGGCCTGCCCAAGGAACGCCTCGGCCTCTGGGTCTCGCACGGCGTCTTCTCCGGCCGGGCAGCACAGCTCGCCGACCACTTCGGCGAGCTCGTCACCACCGACTCGTACCCCGCGCAGAACGCCATCGACGGCCTGCGCACGATCGCACTCACCCCCTACCTGACGGAGCAGATCCGATGACGCAGACCACGAGCACCACGACCGCCGACAGCCCCCGCACGACCACGGGGATCGAGCCGCGCATCACCACGGCGAGTCCGATCGCGCCCCTGCTGGCCGTCGACGGCTACAAGCACTCGCACCGGCAGGTCTACCCGGCCGGCACCACCCGCATCCTGATCAACTGGACGAACCGGTCGAACGCGCACATGCCCGAGTCGACGCACGCCGTGGTCTTCGGGCTGCAGGCGTTCATCCAGCGCTCGCTCGTCGAAGCCTGGGCGCCGTTCTTCGCCGCCGACGAAGACGAGGTCGTCCGGCTGTTCGACGAAGCGCTGCAGAGCTACTTCGGCCCGAACCACATCGGCACCGACCACGTCCGGGCCCTGCACCGCCTCGGCTACCTGCCCCTCGAGATCCGTGCGCTGCCCGAGGGCACCCTCGCGCCGATCGGCGTCGCGACCCTGACCGTCGAGAACACCATCGACGAGTTCTACTGGCTGCCCAACTACATCGAGACCGCACTGTCGGCCTCGATCTGGCACCCGTCGACGGTCGCCACGAAGGCGCTCGAGTACCGCGACCTGATGGAGGACTGGGCTGCCCGCACCGGCGCGGTCCCGGCCGGCATCGACTTCGCCGCGCACGACTTCTCGTTCCGTGGGCAGTCGAGCATCGAGTCGGCGGCCGCCGGCGGCGCCGGCCACCTCCTGTCGTTCCTCGGCACCGACTCGATGCCGTCGCTCGACTTCATCGACCGCTACTACCCGGGCGACAACGGTTGGGTGGCCGCGAGCGTGCCCGCCACCGAGCACAGCGTGATGTGCGTCCGCGGCGCCGACGGGGAGCTGGCGACCTTCGAACAGATCCTCGACGTGTACCCGACGGGCATCGTCTCGGCGGTCAGTGACGGCTTCGACCTGTTCAAGGTCATCACCGAGACCCTGCCGCAGCTGAAGGACCGCATCACCGGTCGCGACGGCAAGCTCGTCATCCGCCCCGACTCGGGCGACCCGGTCGACATCGTCACCGGCACCGTGCACGGTGTCGACGAGGCCGAACTGTTCGCCACCGACCGCAGCCACGAGCAGAAGGGCGTCGTCGAACTGCTCGACGAGATCTTCGGGCACACCGTGAACGAGCAGGGCTTCAAGGTCCTCGACCAGCACATCGGCGTCATCTACGGCGACAGCATCACGCTCGACCGTGCCCGTCGCATCTACGAGCGCTTGGCCGCCAAGGGGTACTCGAGCGACAACATCGTGCTCGGCATCGGTTCGTACACGTACCAGTACATGACCCGCGACAACCTCGGCAGCGCGGTCAAGGCCACGTGGGCACTCGTCGACGGCGAGCCCGTCGACATCCAGAAGGACCCGAAGACCGGCAGCGGCAAGAAGAGCGCGAAGGGCCGCATCGCCCTGCACCGCGACGAGACCGGTGAGATCCGGCAGACGGACCAGGCCACAGCGGACGACGAGGCGACCAGCCTGCTCCAGCCGGTGTGGGTTGACGGACGTTTCACGCGCCTCCAGTCCTTCGCCGACGTCCGCCAGACGCTCCGCCACGAGCGCACGGCCCGAGCCACCCGCCGGGCGGCCACCGCGTGAACGACGCCGCAGCGGCGGTCCGCGACCAACCGCTCATCGCGATCGACGTCGTCCCGATGTCGTTCACGACGGCGGGCGGTCTCCGGGTCGCCACGGCGCGGCGGGCGTACGCACCGTACGCCGGAGAGCAGGCCCTCCCCGGCGTGCTCCTCGACGGCACCGAGATCCTCGCCGACGGTGCACGGCGCGCCCTGCGGGCCAAGACCGGGGTCGGCCCGACGGCGGTGCACCACCTCGCACAGGTCGGCGCGTTCGACGGACCCGACCGCGATCCGCGGAGCGCCGCGATCAGCATCGCGTTCCTCGCGGTCATCGACCCGGCAGCGGACTCCGACGCGACGTGGCACGACGTCAGCTCGCTGCCGCTCGGCCTGCCGCTCGGCCTGCCGTTCGACCACGACCGGATCGTCGACGCAGCCCTCGAGCGCGCCCGGGTACTCCTCTGGTCCGACCTGCCGTTCACACGAGCACTGCTCGGCGACCCCTTCACCACGGCCGATGCCGCTCGGCTGCGGATCGCGCTGACGGGGACGACACCGGACCCGGGCAACCTCAACCGGACGCTCCGCACGAACACCGCGCTTGCGCGGGTCGATGCCACGGCGAGCGCGGGGCCGCGGGGTGGGCGTCCCCCGGCAGCCTGGACGTGGCAGGACTGAGCACGGTTGGGTGGACGCATGTCCTCCTCCCTGTCCGGTGACGACTCCCTGCACCTGCCCGAGTTCGATGCACCCCCGGCGTCACCGCTCGACCTCGCGCAGCAATGGCTCGACGCTGCGGACGAGCGCGACGTCTCCGAGCCGATGTCGATGACCCTCGCCACGGCCGGGGCGGACGGTCGAGTGTCCGCCCGCACGGTCGACGTGAAGCGACTCGACGACCGCGGGCTCGTGTTCGGCACATCGACGCTCAGCCCGAAGGGTCGTCAGCTCGCCGAGAACCCACACGCGGCGCTGCAGGTCTACTGGCGCGAGACGATGCAGCAGCTCCGGTTCGAGGGCCGGGCGGTGCAGCTGTCCGACGACGAATCAGACGCGCTGTTCGCCGACCGCTCACCGAAGTCCCGTGCGGCCACCGCCATCGCTGACCAGTCCGCCGTGCTCGAACCGCGGACGCTGCAGGACCTGATCGACGACGCGAACGTGCTGCTCGACGAGTCCGACGACGCCGTTCCACGGCCGGCTGGGTGGGTGGCGTGGCGGCTCGAGCCCGACGTCGTGGAGTTCTGGCACGGCAGTCGCGACCGGATGCACCGCCGCCTGCAGTACGTGCTCGCCGAGGGCGTCTGGTCGGCCACCCGCCTGCAGCCGTAGTCGAGTCGGCCCCGCGCCCCGCACCCCGCACCCCGCACAACCAAAGTGCACTCGAACCGCGGGATTCCGCGGCGCGAGTGCACTTTGGTTGTGCGAGTGGGAGCGGAACCGGCCTACCGCCCGATCGGGTTCGCCATCGCCCCCGCCCGGATGAGCGACGCCGATTGGTCCGCCAGGTCGACCATCGACAGGGTGTTCCGTAGCTGCAACCGGTTCAGACACGAGTGCTCGAACGTCGGTACCCGCAGGTCCAACGGTCGGCGGCGGTCCGGGTGTGCAGCGGCGTGCGCGTCGATGCACTCCCCCACGACCTCCCAGAACCGGCCCTCGGGCAGGACCCCGTCGTCGTCGAGGATCGCGGCGACGAACCGCAGCACCCCGTCGAACACGTCGGTGAACACGGCGAGCGCTGCTTCGTCGTCGGACACCGGGTGCACGATCCGGTCGATGTCGGCCGGCACCGGGCGGTCGTCGTGCCGCCCGAGCACCGCCGCCTCTTCCCCGATGTCCTTCATCACGGCACGGACGACGGCGCCGTCGCGCACGACGAGCACGAGGTTCTCGCCGTGCGGCATGAACACCAGGTCGTGCACGGTCAGGCAGTGCACGACGGGCAGCAGGTACGCGTCGAGCCAGCGCCGCACCCACGCGTCGGCGGGTAGCCCCGACGCCTCGATCAGCGCGGAGACGACGGCGTCGCCCGAGGCATCTCGGTGCAGCAGCGCCGCCATCGTCAGCAGTCGCTCGCCGTCCGTCACCCGCGGCAGCGGGCTCTCCCGCCACAGTGCCGCGAGCATCTTCCGCTGCGGCGAGGACACGTCGACCCGGTGGTACGCGTCGCCGGTGTACCCGATGGCGGCGTGCTCCCGGAGCACCGAGAACCCGACGGACGCGAGTGTCGGGTCCGCGGAGACGATCGACGCGACCCAGTCGTTCACGGCCGGGGTGTTCCGCATGTACGCGGGCGACATCCCCCGCAGGAAGCCCATGTTCTGCACGGCGAGCGCCGTCTTCACGTACGAGCGCGTCGGATCGGTTCGGTTGAACGCGGTGCGGATGGACTGCTGCGGCTGGTACTCGTCCGGCCCCTCGCCGAGGTCGACCAGGTCCTGGCGTCCCAGGTCGGGCGCGAAGGTCACGGCGATGCGGTGCTGCCACTGCCAGGGGTGCACGGGGAGCCACACGTAGTCGTCGGGGTCGAGCCCGCGACGCTCCAGCGTGGAGCGGAACCCGGCCACGACCGTCTCGGAGAGCTCCGACTCCCAGTGCGCCTGCTCGGTCCGGTCGGCGGCGAGTGCCAGGTGCGTGTGCGAGCGTCGGGCGGCGAGCCACCGGTAGCGGAACCGGCCGCCGGACTCCGGCGCGAAGGCCCGGTACTCGTCGAGCCCGAACCCGATCCGCCCGTTCGCGGCGACGAAGGCCGGGTGCCCTTCGGTCATCGCCGACTCGACGTCCTGGAAGGACGCGGTGACGCCGGCGACGCCGCCGTCGGACCGCC of the Curtobacterium sp. TC1 genome contains:
- a CDS encoding phosphoribosyltransferase family protein; this encodes MAVELSTWDVQGNQTTPTFSTMRFPAGEAHVKVANDTAEPGGLTEIATLRGTNGDDLLMLGMWADAVRQRGSRSVALVPYLPGARQDRGLPFGAKVYADVLNGFHLDQVIAFDPHSPVIVGLVDNLTVVTSEQVVRDAVVGTPELDGESAYTGIIAPDKGAVPRATAVAEACGLPLYRAEKHRNPDTGKLDGFTCEPLPDTGRFLVVDDICDGGGTFMGLAGSTGLPKERLGLWVSHGVFSGRAAQLADHFGELVTTDSYPAQNAIDGLRTIALTPYLTEQIR
- a CDS encoding nicotinate phosphoribosyltransferase, whose protein sequence is MTQTTSTTTADSPRTTTGIEPRITTASPIAPLLAVDGYKHSHRQVYPAGTTRILINWTNRSNAHMPESTHAVVFGLQAFIQRSLVEAWAPFFAADEDEVVRLFDEALQSYFGPNHIGTDHVRALHRLGYLPLEIRALPEGTLAPIGVATLTVENTIDEFYWLPNYIETALSASIWHPSTVATKALEYRDLMEDWAARTGAVPAGIDFAAHDFSFRGQSSIESAAAGGAGHLLSFLGTDSMPSLDFIDRYYPGDNGWVAASVPATEHSVMCVRGADGELATFEQILDVYPTGIVSAVSDGFDLFKVITETLPQLKDRITGRDGKLVIRPDSGDPVDIVTGTVHGVDEAELFATDRSHEQKGVVELLDEIFGHTVNEQGFKVLDQHIGVIYGDSITLDRARRIYERLAAKGYSSDNIVLGIGSYTYQYMTRDNLGSAVKATWALVDGEPVDIQKDPKTGSGKKSAKGRIALHRDETGEIRQTDQATADDEATSLLQPVWVDGRFTRLQSFADVRQTLRHERTARATRRAATA
- a CDS encoding NUDIX domain-containing protein, with protein sequence MNDAAAAVRDQPLIAIDVVPMSFTTAGGLRVATARRAYAPYAGEQALPGVLLDGTEILADGARRALRAKTGVGPTAVHHLAQVGAFDGPDRDPRSAAISIAFLAVIDPAADSDATWHDVSSLPLGLPLGLPFDHDRIVDAALERARVLLWSDLPFTRALLGDPFTTADAARLRIALTGTTPDPGNLNRTLRTNTALARVDATASAGPRGGRPPAAWTWQD
- a CDS encoding pyridoxal 5'-phosphate synthase, with amino-acid sequence MSSSLSGDDSLHLPEFDAPPASPLDLAQQWLDAADERDVSEPMSMTLATAGADGRVSARTVDVKRLDDRGLVFGTSTLSPKGRQLAENPHAALQVYWRETMQQLRFEGRAVQLSDDESDALFADRSPKSRAATAIADQSAVLEPRTLQDLIDDANVLLDESDDAVPRPAGWVAWRLEPDVVEFWHGSRDRMHRRLQYVLAEGVWSATRLQP
- a CDS encoding GNAT family N-acetyltransferase encodes the protein MSADVTSTAPAGAPEATVSTGAAPGLLTVEPVDPDRDAAVVQSWLAHPASSWWEMGDLDVDGVRDYLTGVQADPAQAAWLGRRDREPCFLAETYDPSAVLLTDVWAAEPGDVGMHLLVAPVPAGGRVHGLTSAVMRAVVEHCRDALGARRIVVEPDVRNTAVQAKNAEVGFRALRAVDVDGKRALLSVLETDRIGVSDVDGPAAHLRPEHLEPAERHLVAKAIAEFTHERLIAPTQDGDGWRLDAGDSTYRFRARQHVLEHWSIDEASLTRTRGGAPVALSAQDLVLELRDVLGIPDELLGTYLEEIASTLASAAAKHRRGGPSAAQLARGRSDGGVAGVTASFQDVESAMTEGHPAFVAANGRIGFGLDEYRAFAPESGGRFRYRWLAARRSHTHLALAADRTEQAHWESELSETVVAGFRSTLERRGLDPDDYVWLPVHPWQWQHRIAVTFAPDLGRQDLVDLGEGPDEYQPQQSIRTAFNRTDPTRSYVKTALAVQNMGFLRGMSPAYMRNTPAVNDWVASIVSADPTLASVGFSVLREHAAIGYTGDAYHRVDVSSPQRKMLAALWRESPLPRVTDGERLLTMAALLHRDASGDAVVSALIEASGLPADAWVRRWLDAYLLPVVHCLTVHDLVFMPHGENLVLVVRDGAVVRAVMKDIGEEAAVLGRHDDRPVPADIDRIVHPVSDDEAALAVFTDVFDGVLRFVAAILDDDGVLPEGRFWEVVGECIDAHAAAHPDRRRPLDLRVPTFEHSCLNRLQLRNTLSMVDLADQSASLIRAGAMANPIGR